The Rhineura floridana isolate rRhiFlo1 chromosome 10, rRhiFlo1.hap2, whole genome shotgun sequence genome includes a region encoding these proteins:
- the SFRP4 gene encoding secreted frizzled-related protein 4 isoform X2 — MVPPSPWSPASLRSPQKKAPALGSAARPGRARTFQGACGRGQGRARTHRRGRRAGGVTSEKADTEGAALLERMMEALALLAWLSLWLFRATAGLPGSPCEPVRIHMCRHMPWNITRMPNHLHHSTQENAVLAIEQYQELVDIGCSPVLSFFLCAMYAPICTVEFLHDPIKPCKSLCQRARDGCEPIMKRYNHSWPEGLSCDDLPVYDRGVCIAPEAIVTDLPEDVKWIDLSDDVMVHEKPLLSGCKTSNLDRCKCKKVKPMLATYLTKNYTYVIHAKVKRLERGSCNEITTMVDVKDVLKSSTPVPRSLVPLHTNSSCQCPPLLPKQDVLIMCYEWRSRLMLLDGCSVEKWKDPLSQRFKRWEQRLQEHKLRRAPNKNQNARNSGRSGMPKQNLKNTNPALTSPKKINKLRSDQKERNSKNI, encoded by the exons ATGGTCCCACCGAGTCCATGGTCGCCTGCCAGCCTCAGATCGCCCCAGAAGAAGGCTCCGGCTCTTGGCTCAGCCGCACGCCCCGGGAGGGCTCGAACTTTTCAGGGGGCGTGTGGGCGAGGACAGGGCCGGGCTCGCACCCACCGGAGGGGAAGAAGAGCCGGGGGGGTGACCTCCGAGAAGGCGGACACCGAAGGAGCCGCACTGCTCGAGCGGATGATGGAGGCGCTGGCCCTCCTGGCGTGGCTCTCGCTGTGGCTCTTCAGGGCCACCGCGGGGCTCCCCGGCTCTCCATGCGAGCCGGTGCGCATCCACATGTGCAGGCACATGCCCTGGAACATCACCCGCATGCCCAACCACCTGCACCACAGCACCCAGGAGAACGCCGTCTTGGCCATCGAGCAGTACCAGGAGCTGGTGGACATCGGCTGCAGCCCGGTgctcagcttcttcctctgcgcCATGTACGCTCCCATCTGCACCGTTGAGTTTCTCCACGACCCCATCAAGCCCTGCAAGTCCCTGTGCCAGCGAGCCCGAGACGGCTGCGAGCCCATCATGAAGAGGTACAACCACAGCTGGCCCGAGGGCTTGTCTTGCGACGACCTGCCCGTCTACGATCGCGGGGTCTGCATCGCGCCCGAGGCCATCGTCACGGATCTGCCCGAag ATGTGAAGTGGATTGATTTATCTGACGATGTGATGGTCCACGAAAAACCTCTGCTTTCCGGATGCAAGACCTCAAACCTCG atCGCTGCAAGTGTAAGAAGGTAAAGCCCATGCTAGCGACGTATCTGACCAAAAACTACACGTACG TTATTCATGCTAAAGTAAAGAGATTGGAGAGAGGAAGCTGCAATGAAATCACCACAATGGTTGACGTGAAAGACGTACTGAAATCTTCAACTCCAGTTCCCCGTTCTCTTGTTCCTCTGCATACCAATTCTTCCTGCCAATGCCCGCCTCTTCTACCAAAACAGGATGTCCTAATTATGTGCTATGAGTGGCGCTCAAG ATTGATGCTTCTTGATGGGTGCTCAGTTGAAAAATGGAAGGACCCATTAAGTCAAAGATTTAAG AGATGGGAACAGCGACTCCAAGAACATAAGCTACGAAGAGCCCCAAATAAAAACCAGAATGCTAGAAACTCCGGTCGCAGTGGGATGCCAAAGCAAAACTTGAAGAACACCAACCCAGCGCTTACTAGTCCCAAGAAGATCAATAAACTCAGAAGTgaccagaaagaaagaaattccaAAAATATATGA
- the SFRP4 gene encoding secreted frizzled-related protein 4 isoform X1 produces MVPPSPWSPASLRSPQKKAPALGSAARPGRARTFQGACGRGQGRARTHRRGRRAGGVTSEKADTEGAALLERMMEALALLAWLSLWLFRATAGLPGSPCEPVRIHMCRHMPWNITRMPNHLHHSTQENAVLAIEQYQELVDIGCSPVLSFFLCAMYAPICTVEFLHDPIKPCKSLCQRARDGCEPIMKRYNHSWPEGLSCDDLPVYDRGVCIAPEAIVTDLPEEDVKWIDLSDDVMVHEKPLLSGCKTSNLDRCKCKKVKPMLATYLTKNYTYVIHAKVKRLERGSCNEITTMVDVKDVLKSSTPVPRSLVPLHTNSSCQCPPLLPKQDVLIMCYEWRSRLMLLDGCSVEKWKDPLSQRFKRWEQRLQEHKLRRAPNKNQNARNSGRSGMPKQNLKNTNPALTSPKKINKLRSDQKERNSKNI; encoded by the exons ATGGTCCCACCGAGTCCATGGTCGCCTGCCAGCCTCAGATCGCCCCAGAAGAAGGCTCCGGCTCTTGGCTCAGCCGCACGCCCCGGGAGGGCTCGAACTTTTCAGGGGGCGTGTGGGCGAGGACAGGGCCGGGCTCGCACCCACCGGAGGGGAAGAAGAGCCGGGGGGGTGACCTCCGAGAAGGCGGACACCGAAGGAGCCGCACTGCTCGAGCGGATGATGGAGGCGCTGGCCCTCCTGGCGTGGCTCTCGCTGTGGCTCTTCAGGGCCACCGCGGGGCTCCCCGGCTCTCCATGCGAGCCGGTGCGCATCCACATGTGCAGGCACATGCCCTGGAACATCACCCGCATGCCCAACCACCTGCACCACAGCACCCAGGAGAACGCCGTCTTGGCCATCGAGCAGTACCAGGAGCTGGTGGACATCGGCTGCAGCCCGGTgctcagcttcttcctctgcgcCATGTACGCTCCCATCTGCACCGTTGAGTTTCTCCACGACCCCATCAAGCCCTGCAAGTCCCTGTGCCAGCGAGCCCGAGACGGCTGCGAGCCCATCATGAAGAGGTACAACCACAGCTGGCCCGAGGGCTTGTCTTGCGACGACCTGCCCGTCTACGATCGCGGGGTCTGCATCGCGCCCGAGGCCATCGTCACGGATCTGCCCGAag AAGATGTGAAGTGGATTGATTTATCTGACGATGTGATGGTCCACGAAAAACCTCTGCTTTCCGGATGCAAGACCTCAAACCTCG atCGCTGCAAGTGTAAGAAGGTAAAGCCCATGCTAGCGACGTATCTGACCAAAAACTACACGTACG TTATTCATGCTAAAGTAAAGAGATTGGAGAGAGGAAGCTGCAATGAAATCACCACAATGGTTGACGTGAAAGACGTACTGAAATCTTCAACTCCAGTTCCCCGTTCTCTTGTTCCTCTGCATACCAATTCTTCCTGCCAATGCCCGCCTCTTCTACCAAAACAGGATGTCCTAATTATGTGCTATGAGTGGCGCTCAAG ATTGATGCTTCTTGATGGGTGCTCAGTTGAAAAATGGAAGGACCCATTAAGTCAAAGATTTAAG AGATGGGAACAGCGACTCCAAGAACATAAGCTACGAAGAGCCCCAAATAAAAACCAGAATGCTAGAAACTCCGGTCGCAGTGGGATGCCAAAGCAAAACTTGAAGAACACCAACCCAGCGCTTACTAGTCCCAAGAAGATCAATAAACTCAGAAGTgaccagaaagaaagaaattccaAAAATATATGA